A genomic region of Papaver somniferum cultivar HN1 chromosome 7, ASM357369v1, whole genome shotgun sequence contains the following coding sequences:
- the LOC113295807 gene encoding uncharacterized protein LOC113295807, protein MRYNIGSRRRRLCEHGFLLICGIITGFGLLVLTLRSIDQPPPYSTSLTFPNELNSDELVEQNKYNQQSDGESGKCATVEEMGESFAGDGHEKESLRVRQMIRYHFILNGPTRVRELPPEEFCEQGFVLGKASEAGFGNEMYKILTGAALSIMLNRSLIIGQTRGNFPFGEHISYSDVSFTLKEVKHLWRQNNCTTKHGKLLIRTDDFEKPAETNVLCGNWRNWKHPIIWFQGTTDAVGAQFFLKNIHPQMRNAAVELFGQPGYFQSRPNVFGELMRVIISPTKNVEEAVNWVLGGGPDPDIVLHMRMLSNSGGLWWSAVAQWWFSGMEVVAPCWVAVVARW, encoded by the exons ATGAGGTATAACATAGGATCTAGGAGGAGAAGACTGTGTGAACATGGGTTTCTTTTAATATGTGGAATCATTACTGGGTTTGGATTATTAGTTTTAACTTTAAGGTCTATTGATCAACCTCCTCCTTATTCTACTTCACTCACATTTCCTAATGAGCTTAATAGTGATGAGCTAGTGGAGCAGAATAAATATAATCAACAATCGGACGGTGAATCGGGTAAGTGCGCGACGGTCGAAGAGATGGGAGAGAGTTTTGCTGGTGATGGACATGAAAAAGAAAGCCTTAGAGTGAGACAAATGATTCGATATCATTTCATATTAAACG GGCCTACAAGAGTACGTGAGCTTCCTCCGGAGGAATTCTGTGAGCAAGGATTTGTTCTGGGAAAAGCGTCGGAAGCAGGATTTGGAAACGAAATGTACAAGATATTAACAGGGGCAGCGTTGAGTATCATGTTGAACCGGTCATTGATTATCGGGCAAACCAG GGGCAACTTCCCATTTGGGGAGCACATATCTTATTCCGATGTCTCATTTACTTTAAAAGAAGTAAAACATCTCTGGAGACAGAACAATTGCACGACTAAGCATGGAAAACTCCTCATCAGAACTGATGATTTTGAGAAACCTGCAGAAACAAATGTTCTGTGCGGCAATTGGAGGAACTGGAAGCACCCAATCATCTG GTTTCAAGGTACAACTGATGCAGTGGGTGCTCAGTTTTTCTTAAAGAACATACACCCTCAGATGCGGAATGCAGCTGTTGAATTATTTGGGCAGCCAGGATATTTTCAATCCAGGCCTAATGTGTTTGGAGAGTTGATGAGAGTTATCATTTCTCCCACCAAAAATGTTGAGGAAGCAGTGAACTGGGTTCTTGGTGGTGGTCCGGATCCTGATATTGTTTTGCACATGCGCATGCTTTCGAATAG TGGTGGTctgtggtggtcggcggtggcgcAGTGGTGGTTTTCGGGGATGGAGGTGGTGGCGCCGTGTTGGGTGGCGGTGGTGGCGAGGTGGTAG